In Acaryochloris marina S15, a single genomic region encodes these proteins:
- the rpaB gene encoding response regulator transcription factor RpaB, with product MKDQQQTILVADDEASIRRILETRLSMMGFVVITAADGEEALQVFQHQEPDLIILDVMMPKLNGYQVCQSLRQESDVPIIMLTALSDVADRITGLEMGADDYMVKPFSPKELESRIRCILRRITKSHASHQTSAGVIQVGHLEIDTNKRQVYKDQERIQLTHLEFNLLELLVSRPGEPISRVEFLQKVWGYSPDGKIDTRVVDVHMSRLRNKLKEDTEEPDLILSVRGVGYAIQRGE from the coding sequence TTGAAAGATCAGCAGCAAACAATCCTAGTCGCTGATGATGAAGCTAGCATTCGTCGGATCCTAGAAACCCGTCTCTCCATGATGGGGTTTGTCGTCATCACTGCCGCTGATGGCGAGGAGGCCCTGCAAGTTTTTCAGCATCAAGAACCCGATTTGATTATTTTGGACGTGATGATGCCCAAACTAAATGGGTATCAGGTCTGTCAATCTCTTCGGCAAGAATCAGATGTCCCCATTATTATGTTGACTGCCCTCTCAGACGTGGCCGATCGGATTACGGGCCTGGAAATGGGGGCGGATGACTATATGGTCAAGCCTTTTTCACCCAAAGAGCTAGAGTCGCGCATTCGCTGTATTCTGCGGCGAATCACCAAATCCCACGCTTCCCACCAAACATCAGCCGGTGTCATTCAAGTGGGCCATCTCGAGATTGATACCAATAAACGGCAAGTCTACAAGGATCAAGAACGAATTCAGCTCACTCATCTCGAATTTAATTTACTAGAGCTGCTGGTTAGCCGCCCTGGAGAACCCATCTCTAGAGTTGAATTTTTACAAAAGGTTTGGGGCTATAGTCCCGACGGCAAAATTGATACCCGTGTCGTCGATGTTCATATGTCTCGCCTACGAAACAAGCTCAAAGAGGATACTGAAGAACCCGACTTGATTCTTTCAGTACGGGGCGTAGGCTATGCCATCCAACGGGGTGAATAA
- a CDS encoding high light inducible protein → MSTQNPIWGFTDFAETFGGRLAMMGFFLALVTEVLTGQGIVGQIATLLNF, encoded by the coding sequence ATGAGTACACAAAATCCAATCTGGGGTTTCACCGATTTTGCAGAAACCTTTGGTGGTCGCTTGGCAATGATGGGATTCTTTCTCGCCCTTGTGACTGAAGTTTTGACTGGTCAAGGCATTGTCGGTCAGATTGCTACATTACTAAACTTCTAA